TTACAGCAACCAAGTCAGTTTCCAATGGACATACCTAGTCAGCAGACGTCACAGCAGACACCTCAGCAGACACCCAAAAAGACACCTTGGAAGAGATCTGTTTCAAAATCACCTGCAACAAAGAGGAAACTGAAGTACCAGCCAATAGTTGAACTTGATGAGGAGCATGACACATTGGAAGCATTGTTAGCTGATGAAGAACTTGATGCATTGCCTGAGAGTACAAATTTGAAGCAACATTCAATTCATGACTTTCCTATTGAAGATGACTATCACAGTGGAAACTCATCAagctctgatgatgatgatgaagaaggtggtgaaactgatactgacttggaagaagaagaacctgacaGATATGAAGAAGGACAAAGTGATCACCAGAAGTATGATGATttgtatgatgatgaagaatGTGAGGAAGTAAAAGAATGGACTTGTGACACATGTGAGGATGTTATTGAAGTAGGTATGACATGGCCCACCATGGATGAATACAAGAAGTGGGTGACAAAGTTCTGCATTGCAAACTGTATTGAAGTGAGGAAGATAAAAGATGACCCAAAGAGACTGAGGTGCCAATGCAGAGTTACTACTTGCCCATTCAGGCTTTTTGCTCAAAGGTAGCCCACTTCTGTTATGTTATTGAATTCTAATGGGCTTTTGATAAGAACTAACAAAAcactttttttattttcatgacaGGCAATCAGCAAAAGATGGTCATACCATCAAGATTACCAAGTATATTAATAAACATAGTTAACAGAAGTGGTACTGGAAAGAATAGAATGGCAAATTCAGATTGGGTAGCAAGTGTGATTGAAGCTGATATCCTAGAGGATGAACATTTACTGCAACCTAAGAAGATCATCAAGAGATTGAAGAACAAACATGGAGTAGATATCAGTTATTGGGTAGATTGGAAAAGTAAAGGCAAGGCATTGAGCAAGATATTTGGTTCATATGAAGATGGTTACAAGTGGATACCTGAGGTTTTAGAACAGATAAAAAAGAAGAATAGAGGATCCATAGGTGTGGTTGCAACTGATATGGACAAGGATTTCAGTTATTGTTGTCTTTCATTCAAGGCATATTTAGAAGGGTTCAAGAATGGATGCATGCCATTTATTGGTCTAGATGGATGTCACCTTAATGGAAAATATGGAGGAGTGTTGTTGTCTACAGTGGCACTTGGTGCAAATAATGGTATGTATCCCCTTGCCATCTTCATTTGTGATTGTGAGAATAAAGAGAACTGGATATTGTTTCTGAACCTTATCAAAGATATGTTATTAGAGCATCCAGCACCATTGACATTTATCTCAGATAGACAAAAGGGGTTGATTCCTGCTCTTCAaatagtattcccttcaaatataaCAAGATATTGTTTCAGACACATGTATGAGAATTTTAAGACTAAACACAAGGGTGTTCATATGAAGACTTTAGCATGGGGTGCAGCAAAGGCTTATAGAGACACAGACCACACTAGGTTCATGGCTCTCATGGAAAAAGATAACAAGAAGGCACACCAGTGGTTTGAAGATGTATCAACAATCCAATGGGCCAGATCCACTTTTGACCATACTTCAAAGTGTGAACATGTAACCATTAACTTTACAGAATGTCTCAACAGTTGGTTGGTGGAGTTAAGATGCAAACCTATCCACAGGATTCTTGAAGGGTTCAACTTGAAGATGATGAGTTTGATATTTGATAGAAAGATGATAGCCAAGAAATGGGAAGCTGAAGGTTTGATATTGGTCCTCAGAGCTAATAGGATTATGAAGAACAAAATCATTTTGAAAAGAAGATACCAGTTGTTTGGGTCAGAAGAATATATTTGGTGTGTGATGAACTATCTAACATCCAGAAGATGGGAGGTTAATTTGACAGAAAAAAACTTGCACTTGTTGTGTGTGGGTGATTACTGGGATACCATGTGTTCATGTTGTTGATGTAGCTTGCCATCTAAGAATGGATCCCAATAGCTCAGTTTGTTCATGACACTGCTTGGTTGTCCATCACTTCTACTATTTTTTTGTTTATCCACTAACTTATCTAGTTTATCTACCTCTGCTAGCTTGGTTGAAGAATACCATAAAGTTTCTGCATATAAAAAGGCCTATGGTGGAAGGGTGGAACCATGTGCTAGTCAAGATAGATGGTCTGCAATTTAATTTGCATTGAATTTGAACTGCAATTAAGTTGTACTGAATATGTTGTTGTGATGCATTTAAGTTGTACTAAATATGTGTTGTTGTGATGCATTTAAGTTGTACTAAATATGTGTTGTTGTGTTGCATTTAAGCCTGAAATGGAGGTCAATAGACCAAAGTTCAAATCAAAGGTGGGCAAACCTAGAACTAAGAGGATAAGATCTGATGTTGAAGGACAAGAGTCATATAAGAAGGCAACGAGGTCCTGCACCCATTGTGGCAGTGAATCCCATAATATCAGGCGCTGCCCAACCAAAAACAATGGTAGTGCACCAAGAACCCTGGGAAAGGGCAGGTAACTATCTAcctaatatgttgtttgattaattttttcATATAGTTCAGTTCAGGGGCAGGTTTTAATAATGAATTGTGAACTTCAGGggcagaggaagaggaagaggagttGGTGCAGCACCACCATCAGCAGGAACTTCTGCGgcaccaccatcaacagcaggcagaggaagaggaagaggagttGGTGCATCACTACCAGCAGCAGGCAGGGGAAGAGGAGCTAatgcagcaccaccaccaccaggaaGAGGTAGGGAAGCTAATgcagcagcaacaccaccaccagcAGGCAGAGGAAGGGGAGATAATGCAGCACAAGGCAGAGGCAGAGGCTTTGAATATTTGTTGTTTGGTACAACTACAACTGCACCAACACAAGGCAGAGGCAAGTCTACACCTCTTTCATCCACAAGCTCTGCAACAATTGGAAATTACCAACATTTGTATGGATCTCAGCCAGATGGAATGAGAGAACCAAGCAGGCCACGGTCCCAGGTGTTCAAGCCACCAAGATGGACGAATTAGTTCAGTAAGATTGTCATGTGGATTAGTTCAGAGAAAACTTTTATACTCTGTTTTTAGGCATTTTGTTTTGGTCGGAGGATTAGTTATGAATGCCTTGCTTTTTATTCCATTATTAGATACTATTACACAACAGTTTAAGACTTGAAATCCTAGATCTAAGTAATGAAATACATTTTGTTAAACATTGTAGTCTCATTTTTCAGCTTCTTTTCCACCTTTTTCTACAATCACATCTTTGAATCTCACACAAATTTCATTAAATAACTCTTCACTGACTTCTGAATCAAGGATCATTTTCATGTCATGTTTTTCATCAGTTGCATATTTCCCTTTTAAAAACATCCATCACATCCATCAATAGGTTTCACTTGTTTCTTGGATGCAGGTGAAGCTTCTGGACAGTTGGAAACCCAGTGAGAATCACTACCACACTTGAAACATCCATCTATATATTGTTGTGTGGATCTTGTTGGTGATTGCACATCCTGATCTAACCATTGAAATTCATTGCAGATTGGTTGATTTAGGCATTTTGGGAATCTCCTTCCTTTGTTAGCATCAGTATTTGCTTCCCATACCCTGCGCATACCATTACATTTTCTGCATTTTGAGTATAGGAATGGGCACTTCATGGCATGATGTGAAGGTGATTTGCAAATTTGGTAGCTGCATCTACACTGGAAATGTATAATTTTATTAGTGTTTCCTCCTCACTGTAAACATACTAATTAGCATTACCTACCCTAATGGCGGATTCACTTACCTTACAGGTGGAGTTGGATGATGAATCCCCCATTGAGTCGCGTTTCCTTCT
This is a stretch of genomic DNA from Papaver somniferum cultivar HN1 chromosome 1, ASM357369v1, whole genome shotgun sequence. It encodes these proteins:
- the LOC113356969 gene encoding uncharacterized protein LOC113356969, translating into MRYNKAINVLKPGEKLVHPPVIVTDEVGEEAAPASVDDEVVDPQTQTQQEGPVIKDWESFDEEFWQTTFGEEEDIVANDPSQHTSQVSPLQQPSQFPMDIPSQQTSQQTPQQTPKKTPWKRSVSKSPATKRKLKYQPIVELDEEHDTLEALLADEELDALPESTNLKQHSIHDFPIEDDYHSGNSSSSDDDDEEGNQQKMVIPSRLPSILINIVNRSGTGKNRMANSDWVASVIEADILEDEHLLQPKKIIKRLKNKHGVDISYWVDWKSKGKALSKIFGSYEDGYKWIPEVLEQIKKKNRGSIGVVATDMDKDFSYCCLSFKAYLEGFKNGCMPFIGLDGCHLNGKYGGVLLSTVALGANNGMYPLAIFICDCENKENWILFLNLIKDMLLEHPAPLTFISDRQKGLIPALQIVFPSNITRYCFRHMYENFKTKHKGVHMKTLAWGAAKAYRDTDHTRFMALMEKDNKKAHQWFEDVSTIQWARSTFDHTSKCEHVTINFTECLNSWLVELRCKPIHRILEGFNLKMMSLIFDRKMIAKKWEAEVVLNMCCCVAFKPEMEVNRPKFKSKVGKPRTKRIRSDVEGQESYKKATRSCTHCGSESHNIRRCPTKNNGSAPRTLGKGRGRGRGRGVGAAPPSAGTSAAPPSTAGRGRGRGVGASLPAAGRGRGANAAPPPPGRGREANAAATPPPAGRGRGDNAAQGRGRGFEYLLFGTTTTAPTQGRGKSTPLSSTSSATIGNYQHLYGSQPDGMREPSRPRSQVFKPPRWTN